Within the Acidobacteriota bacterium genome, the region TTCGATGTGCTTCGATTGGCAAGAGAGGGAAACCTGGAACCCGAACGCAAAGTGTTCAAACCCGATGAAGAATGGCGGGCGCAATTGACGCCGGAGCAATACTTCGTGACGCGCCAGCACGGCACCGAACGGGCCTTCAGTTCGGAAATGTGCAGCCTATTCGAGCCGGGGTTATACGGCTGTGTTTGCTGCGACACGCTGCTGTTCGATGCCAGCGAAAAGTTTGAAAGCGGGACGGGTTGGCCTTCGTTTACGCAACCGATCAAAGACAATGCGATTGCCTATCACGCCGACCAGTCTTACGGGATGGTCAGGGTCGAAACGGTCTGCAACACCTGCGACGCACACTTGGGGCA harbors:
- the msrB gene encoding peptide-methionine (R)-S-oxide reductase MsrB translates to MLKWFDVLRLAREGNLEPERKVFKPDEEWRAQLTPEQYFVTRQHGTERAFSSEMCSLFEPGLYGCVCCDTLLFDASEKFESGTGWPSFTQPIKDNAIAYHADQSYGMVRVETVCNTCDAHLGHVFPDGPAPSGLRYCMNAVSLKKIKGDGMMSKRCGGKLQLRK